CCCGTCGGCGACCACCCCACCCCGCTCGAGGACCTGGCCGATGAGGTCGGCCGGCATCCGCTCGGGGATGACCACAACGACCTCCTGGACCACCGGGGGCGGCGTCGCTTCGGGAGGCGGTTCGGACTGCGGCGCCTCGGGCAAGGTCACCTCCTGTGGGTAGACCATCCCGAGCCCGCGGGCCATTGCCTCGACTTCGGCCGCGGCGGGCTTCTCGGGGAAAATGGTCATGGCCAACCCGGCCAGGACCAACCCCAGACCCAAGCCCACCACCAGTACGGCCCGGCTGCTACCCGGCATGACCTCACCTCGCCTTACGGAGCCCCAGGATCAGTTGGACCTCACCCTTGGTCAGCTTCACCTTGGCGGCGATGTCCCCGAGGTCGAAACCCTGATCGGCCAGCCGGTAGACGATGGCGAAGCGGCCCTGGAGGGCGGTTTCCTGGTCGGACCGCAAGTCGGCCGGGGTGGCCCGGACGGCGTCCCCCCCGAGGGCGGCCGGGACGGCCGGGATCTCGCGGAAGGGGTTGGCCGGTGAAGGCTCCGGCCACGGGCGGCGGACGGCCGCCAGTCGCTCTTCGGTCTTCTCCAGGAGCAGCCGCAACTCGTCGCTGCGCCGGTCGATCTCGCCGACGGCCTTCTCGGCCGCCTCGACGAACTGGGCGGTCAGGTCGTTCCGGAGGGCGCCGCCCCCCGGCGTGAGGCGGACGCCGCGCCGAGCCTCGACGGACCTGACGGCCCCGAACCAGGCCGCCCCGGTCAGGGCCAGGAGCCCACCGGCCGAAAGGACGATGTCCTTTAGCTTCAGCATGGTAGGGTCCCCCGCATCCGGCTCATCAGATGGTGATGTCGAGCTTTTTCCCCCGCCCCGGTCCCGGCCCGGGGCGCTTCCCGCCTCCGGCGCCGGCTTTGGCCTCGGCCTCGCCCGGCCCGGCTTCGCCCTCGCGGCCGTCCCGGGCCTCGCCCTCCCGACCCTTCCGGCCGCGGGCGTCCGGGTCGACCCGCGAGTCGCGGGCCTGGGGGCTGGCCGTGACCTGCTGCTGCCGGCGTTCCACGCGGTGCTGGAACTGGGTGGCGAACTGGACCTGGCGGCTCTGGGGATCGTTGTCCTGGACCTGTTTGACCTTGGCCACTTCGGTTGATTTCGGAAGGACCGTCTGGATGTCCACCGGTCTCAGCGACAATGCCATCACCTTCCCCGCGGCCGGTCTCGGTCATCCCATCGGCGGCCGGCCCCGCCCCGGTTAGTCCGCCGCCCCGGAGGGCCGGGACCGCCCGACCGACCATGGGGCTGGTTTAAACCCTCGGATCAGTTGTAGACGCCGATCGCTATCTCGCCGTGTTCGGCGAGGTAAAGACTGCAGCGGACGACCGGATCGGTGACCAGCATGGTCGCATGGCCGATGGTCACCCGGACGCCCGGGTAGATGACCTCCAGGGCCCGGACCCGACCGCGTTGCCGCTGCTCGAGGGACTTCTCGATCTCGTACTTCCGGTTCTGCAGTTCCTCCCGCCGGCCGGTCAGCTGGAACTGGTTGCGGGTCAGCTTCAACAGGAGGGCTCGCTTGTCGGTGGGTAGCTCGGCCTTCTCCTGCATGTCCTTGAGCATCTTGATGGCCTGCTGGGTGCGGACGAGGTCGGTCTCGGTGTCCTTCAGGACGTTGTGGGTGGCCACCAGCTCCTGGTAGAGGATGGGGTCGACGCCGACTTCGAGGTCGGTCGAGGTGGCGAAGGTCGAACCAATGACCTTGGCGGCCACCTCCTCGAGGGCCTTGATCGACCCTCCGACGATGAGCCCTTTCTTGCCGCCGACGACGACCCGGCGGCGGGCGCTGATCGACGAGTGCATGATCGCCTCGCCGGCCTGGACGTCGCCGCCCGCGGTGACCTCGGCGCTCTCGATGAACTTGACGCTGACCGTCCCGCCGGCGGTGATCCGCCCCTTGCCGCGGCCCTGGATCCCGCCTTTGACGACGACGTTCCGGCCGGCCTCGATGACCGCGCTGTCGACGTGACCCTCGATGGTCACGTCGTTCCCGGACTTGACCGAGAATCCGGCGGCGACGCTCCCTCTGATGACGACACTCCCGACGAAATCGATGTTGCCGGTGGAGAAGTCGACGTCGCCCTTGACCTCGTAGATCGGGAAGACCGACAACCGCCCGTTCTGGGCCAGGACGACCTGGCCGTTCTGGGTGGCGACCACCTTGTTGCCGTTCTCGACGAGTTCGGTGTTGGTCCCGGCCAGGATGCTCACGGGTCGCCCCGGCTTGGCCTTGATCGGCTCTCCGGTGATCGTCTGGCCGGCTTCCCCCTCGGTCGGCGGGAAGCGGGTCGCCAGGACCTGCCCGGTGACCACGTTCTCGACCATGGACAGGTTGTAGAAGTCGACCCGCCCGTCTTCCATCTCCGCCGGCCGCCCGGCCTGCCTGTCGGCCATGAGGCCGTACTCGATCCGCCCGTTCTCGCCGTTCTTCGGCGGCCGACCCTCGGCGACGATGATCGGCCTCCGCGGCGAATCGAGGTTGATCGCCTGCTTGACGGCGTCCTCCTTGACCCCGGCCCGGACGCCGGCCTCCGCCAGCAGCCGCATGGCGTCGTCGAAGCTCACCTTGCGGCCCCCGCTGGGCGGGTGGATGATCAGCTCGGCCCGCATCTTGTCCCTGGACACGGCGACCTCGGCCTTGCCGTCGACGACCACGTCGGGCTGTGGCGCGGCGACCCTGACCGACTGCGAGGTCTGGGCCTGGACGGCCTCCTCGACCGCCTTGACGTCGACTCCCCGAATCCTGGCGTCGGCCAGGCCCCGGGTCACCCCCTCGAGGGTGCACTGGCGGCCGCTCCCGGTGGGCGGGTTGACCACCAGGTGGACCCCGTCCTCACGACTGAGAATGAGCCAGGTGCCGTCCTTGGAGGAGGGCGCGTCGGCCCCTTCACCGGATTCGTCGACCGGCTTCTTCTTCGCCGTCCGCGGGGTGATCCTCAGGCGGTAGCGACGTTCGGCGTCTTCGGCGGCCGGGCGTTTCTCGATGACCTCGACCTCGATGTCCTTGGGCCCGATCCCCAGGGCGGCGCAGGCCTTGCTGACGCCGTCCTGAAGAGAGCGGGCATCGATCTCCATCGAATCGGGCTTGTCCATGGTGGCAGCCAACCTTCCCGTCGAGACATGATGGGGCCCGCGCGGCCGTCAGGGAACCAAGCGTTGTTTCAGCCGGCTCAGGCGGCCCCTGAGCCGGAGGATGGCCTTCGAGTGGAGCTGGGAGATGCGGGATTGGGAGAGGTTCATGATCTGGCTGATCTCCTTGGCCGTCAATCCTTCGTAGTAGTAGAGGGCGGCGACCAGGCGTTCTTT
This DNA window, taken from Bacillota bacterium, encodes the following:
- a CDS encoding FapA family protein, producing the protein MDKPDSMEIDARSLQDGVSKACAALGIGPKDIEVEVIEKRPAAEDAERRYRLRITPRTAKKKPVDESGEGADAPSSKDGTWLILSREDGVHLVVNPPTGSGRQCTLEGVTRGLADARIRGVDVKAVEEAVQAQTSQSVRVAAPQPDVVVDGKAEVAVSRDKMRAELIIHPPSGGRKVSFDDAMRLLAEAGVRAGVKEDAVKQAINLDSPRRPIIVAEGRPPKNGENGRIEYGLMADRQAGRPAEMEDGRVDFYNLSMVENVVTGQVLATRFPPTEGEAGQTITGEPIKAKPGRPVSILAGTNTELVENGNKVVATQNGQVVLAQNGRLSVFPIYEVKGDVDFSTGNIDFVGSVVIRGSVAAGFSVKSGNDVTIEGHVDSAVIEAGRNVVVKGGIQGRGKGRITAGGTVSVKFIESAEVTAGGDVQAGEAIMHSSISARRRVVVGGKKGLIVGGSIKALEEVAAKVIGSTFATSTDLEVGVDPILYQELVATHNVLKDTETDLVRTQQAIKMLKDMQEKAELPTDKRALLLKLTRNQFQLTGRREELQNRKYEIEKSLEQRQRGRVRALEVIYPGVRVTIGHATMLVTDPVVRCSLYLAEHGEIAIGVYN